The Equus caballus isolate H_3958 breed thoroughbred chromosome 13, TB-T2T, whole genome shotgun sequence genome includes a window with the following:
- the RHBDL1 gene encoding rhomboid-related protein 1 isoform X6, giving the protein MDRSSLLQLIQEQQLDPENTGFIGADTFTGLVHSHELPLDPAKLDMLVALAQSNEQGQVCYQELVDLVSATISSKRSSSFKRAIANGQRALPRDGLLDEPGLGVYKRFVRYVAYEILPREVDRHWYFYRHRSCPPPVFMASVTLAQIVVFLCYGARLNKWVLQTYHPEYMRSPLVYHPSHRARAWRFLTYMFMHVGLEQLGFNALLQLMIGVPLEMVHGLLRISLLYLAGVLAGSLTVSITDMRAPVVGGSGGVYALCSAHLANVVMNWAGMRCPYKLLRMVLALVCMSSEVGRAVWLRFSPPLPASGPQPSFMAHLAGAVVGVSMGLTILRSYEERLRDQCGWWVVLLAYGTFLLFAIFWNIFAYDLLGAHIPPPP; this is encoded by the exons ATGGACAGGAGCTCGCTGCTGCAGCTTATCCAGGAGCAG CAGCTGGATCCTGAGAACACAGGCTTCATCGGAGCTGACACCTTCACTGGCCTGGTGCACAGCCATGAGCTGCCCCTGGACCCGGCCAAGCTGGACATGCTGGTGGCCCTGGCCCAGAGCAACGAGCAGGGCCAGGTCTGCTACCAGGAGCTGGTGGACCTGGTCAGTGCCACG ATCAGCAGCAAGCGCTCAAGCAGCTTCAAGCGAGCCATCGCCAACGGGCAGCGGGCACTGCCCCGGGACGGGCTGCTGGACGAGCCAGGCCTGGGTGTCTACAAGCGGTTTGTGCGCTACGTGGCCTACGAGATCCTGCCCCGAGAGGTGGACCGCCACTGGTACTTTTACCGGCACCGCAGCTGCCCGCCCCCTGTGTTTATGGCCTCGGTCACCTTGGCCCAG ATCGTTGTGTTCCTGTGCTACGGGGCCCGCCTCAACAAGTGGGTGCTGCAGACCTACCACCCTGAGTACATGAGGAGCCCCCTCGTGTACCACCCCAGCCACCGTGCCCGGGCCTGGCGTTTCCTCACCTACATGTTTATGCACGTCGG GCTGGAGCAGCTGGGGTTCAACGCACTCCTGCAGCTGATGATCGGGGTGCCCCTGGAGATGGTGCATGGCCTGCTCCGCATCAGCCTGCTCTACCTGGCCGGCGTGCTGGCAG GCTCCCTGACCGTCTCTATTACCGACATGCGGGCCCCTGTGGTGGGGGGCTCCGGCGGGGTCTACGCCCTGTGCTCAGCACACCTGGCCAACGTTGTCATG AACTGGGCTGGGATGAGGTGTCCCTACAAGCTGCTGAGGATGGTGCTGGCCCTGGTGTGCA TGAGCTCCGAGGTGGGCCGGGCTGTGTGGCTGCGCTTCTCCCCACCACTGCCTGCCTCGGGGCCGCAGCCCAGCTTCATGGCGCACCTGGCAGGCGCTGTGGTGGGAGTGAGCATGGGCCTGACCATCCTGCGCAGCTACGAGGAGCGCCTGAGGGACCAGTGTGGCTGGTGGGTGGTGCTGCTCGCCTACGGCACCTTCCTGCTCTTCGCCATCTTCTGGAACATCTTCGCCTACGACCTGCTGGGGGCCCACATCCCCCCACCGCCCTGA
- the RHBDL1 gene encoding rhomboid-related protein 1 isoform X9, with protein MDRSSLLQLIQEQLDPENTGFIGADTFTGLVHSHELPLDPAKLDMLVALAQSNEQGQVCYQELVDLISSKRSSSFKRAIANGQRALPRDGLLDEPGLGVYKRFVRYVAYEILPREVDRHWYFYRHRSCPPPVFMASVTLAQIVVFLCYGARLNKWVLQTYHPEYMRSPLVYHPSHRARAWRFLTYMFMHVGLEQLGFNALLQLMIGVPLEMVHGLLRISLLYLAGVLAGSLTVSITDMRAPVVGGSGGVYALCSAHLANVVMNWAGMRCPYKLLRMVLALVCMSSEVGRAVWLRFSPPLPASGPQPSFMAHLAGAVVGVSMGLTILRSYEERLRDQCGWWVVLLAYGTFLLFAIFWNIFAYDLLGAHIPPPP; from the exons ATGGACAGGAGCTCGCTGCTGCAGCTTATCCAGGAGCAG CTGGATCCTGAGAACACAGGCTTCATCGGAGCTGACACCTTCACTGGCCTGGTGCACAGCCATGAGCTGCCCCTGGACCCGGCCAAGCTGGACATGCTGGTGGCCCTGGCCCAGAGCAACGAGCAGGGCCAGGTCTGCTACCAGGAGCTGGTGGACCTG ATCAGCAGCAAGCGCTCAAGCAGCTTCAAGCGAGCCATCGCCAACGGGCAGCGGGCACTGCCCCGGGACGGGCTGCTGGACGAGCCAGGCCTGGGTGTCTACAAGCGGTTTGTGCGCTACGTGGCCTACGAGATCCTGCCCCGAGAGGTGGACCGCCACTGGTACTTTTACCGGCACCGCAGCTGCCCGCCCCCTGTGTTTATGGCCTCGGTCACCTTGGCCCAG ATCGTTGTGTTCCTGTGCTACGGGGCCCGCCTCAACAAGTGGGTGCTGCAGACCTACCACCCTGAGTACATGAGGAGCCCCCTCGTGTACCACCCCAGCCACCGTGCCCGGGCCTGGCGTTTCCTCACCTACATGTTTATGCACGTCGG GCTGGAGCAGCTGGGGTTCAACGCACTCCTGCAGCTGATGATCGGGGTGCCCCTGGAGATGGTGCATGGCCTGCTCCGCATCAGCCTGCTCTACCTGGCCGGCGTGCTGGCAG GCTCCCTGACCGTCTCTATTACCGACATGCGGGCCCCTGTGGTGGGGGGCTCCGGCGGGGTCTACGCCCTGTGCTCAGCACACCTGGCCAACGTTGTCATG AACTGGGCTGGGATGAGGTGTCCCTACAAGCTGCTGAGGATGGTGCTGGCCCTGGTGTGCA TGAGCTCCGAGGTGGGCCGGGCTGTGTGGCTGCGCTTCTCCCCACCACTGCCTGCCTCGGGGCCGCAGCCCAGCTTCATGGCGCACCTGGCAGGCGCTGTGGTGGGAGTGAGCATGGGCCTGACCATCCTGCGCAGCTACGAGGAGCGCCTGAGGGACCAGTGTGGCTGGTGGGTGGTGCTGCTCGCCTACGGCACCTTCCTGCTCTTCGCCATCTTCTGGAACATCTTCGCCTACGACCTGCTGGGGGCCCACATCCCCCCACCGCCCTGA
- the RHBDL1 gene encoding rhomboid-related protein 1 isoform X8 codes for MDRSSLLQLIQEQQLDPENTGFIGADTFTGLVHSHELPLDPAKLDMLVALAQSNEQGQVCYQELVDLISSKRSSSFKRAIANGQRALPRDGLLDEPGLGVYKRFVRYVAYEILPREVDRHWYFYRHRSCPPPVFMASVTLAQIVVFLCYGARLNKWVLQTYHPEYMRSPLVYHPSHRARAWRFLTYMFMHVGLEQLGFNALLQLMIGVPLEMVHGLLRISLLYLAGVLAGSLTVSITDMRAPVVGGSGGVYALCSAHLANVVMNWAGMRCPYKLLRMVLALVCMSSEVGRAVWLRFSPPLPASGPQPSFMAHLAGAVVGVSMGLTILRSYEERLRDQCGWWVVLLAYGTFLLFAIFWNIFAYDLLGAHIPPPP; via the exons ATGGACAGGAGCTCGCTGCTGCAGCTTATCCAGGAGCAG CAGCTGGATCCTGAGAACACAGGCTTCATCGGAGCTGACACCTTCACTGGCCTGGTGCACAGCCATGAGCTGCCCCTGGACCCGGCCAAGCTGGACATGCTGGTGGCCCTGGCCCAGAGCAACGAGCAGGGCCAGGTCTGCTACCAGGAGCTGGTGGACCTG ATCAGCAGCAAGCGCTCAAGCAGCTTCAAGCGAGCCATCGCCAACGGGCAGCGGGCACTGCCCCGGGACGGGCTGCTGGACGAGCCAGGCCTGGGTGTCTACAAGCGGTTTGTGCGCTACGTGGCCTACGAGATCCTGCCCCGAGAGGTGGACCGCCACTGGTACTTTTACCGGCACCGCAGCTGCCCGCCCCCTGTGTTTATGGCCTCGGTCACCTTGGCCCAG ATCGTTGTGTTCCTGTGCTACGGGGCCCGCCTCAACAAGTGGGTGCTGCAGACCTACCACCCTGAGTACATGAGGAGCCCCCTCGTGTACCACCCCAGCCACCGTGCCCGGGCCTGGCGTTTCCTCACCTACATGTTTATGCACGTCGG GCTGGAGCAGCTGGGGTTCAACGCACTCCTGCAGCTGATGATCGGGGTGCCCCTGGAGATGGTGCATGGCCTGCTCCGCATCAGCCTGCTCTACCTGGCCGGCGTGCTGGCAG GCTCCCTGACCGTCTCTATTACCGACATGCGGGCCCCTGTGGTGGGGGGCTCCGGCGGGGTCTACGCCCTGTGCTCAGCACACCTGGCCAACGTTGTCATG AACTGGGCTGGGATGAGGTGTCCCTACAAGCTGCTGAGGATGGTGCTGGCCCTGGTGTGCA TGAGCTCCGAGGTGGGCCGGGCTGTGTGGCTGCGCTTCTCCCCACCACTGCCTGCCTCGGGGCCGCAGCCCAGCTTCATGGCGCACCTGGCAGGCGCTGTGGTGGGAGTGAGCATGGGCCTGACCATCCTGCGCAGCTACGAGGAGCGCCTGAGGGACCAGTGTGGCTGGTGGGTGGTGCTGCTCGCCTACGGCACCTTCCTGCTCTTCGCCATCTTCTGGAACATCTTCGCCTACGACCTGCTGGGGGCCCACATCCCCCCACCGCCCTGA